The following proteins come from a genomic window of Heyndrickxia acidicola:
- a CDS encoding acyl-CoA thioesterase translates to MRNISYIHNFQEWKNEFSFFHPVKVRFSETDMFGHLNNTVPFAYFEEARIEFLKKKQFMQDWVRKDHEAIPVVADLQCDYIKQVFFDELLQVYVKVEKVGSSSCDIHYMAVDTKGEVCFVGRGAMVQMSMGTGKGIAFTDEEKQRLLSSSVMMEV, encoded by the coding sequence TTGAGAAACATATCATATATACATAACTTTCAAGAATGGAAAAATGAATTCTCATTTTTTCATCCTGTAAAAGTGCGGTTTTCAGAAACAGATATGTTTGGACATTTAAATAATACTGTCCCTTTTGCTTATTTCGAAGAGGCAAGAATTGAATTTTTGAAGAAAAAACAATTTATGCAGGATTGGGTCCGGAAAGACCATGAAGCCATTCCTGTTGTGGCGGATTTGCAATGTGATTATATAAAACAGGTATTTTTTGATGAATTACTGCAGGTGTATGTAAAGGTGGAAAAGGTGGGCAGCTCCTCTTGTGATATTCACTATATGGCAGTGGACACAAAAGGAGAGGTTTGTTTTGTCGGCCGCGGTGCCATGGTGCAAATGTCCATGGGCACTGGGAAAGGAATTGCTTTTACTGACGAGGAAAAGCAAAGGCTGCTTTCCAGTTCAGTCATGATGGAAGTATAG